From a single Collimonas pratensis genomic region:
- the nusA gene encoding transcription termination factor NusA encodes MSREILLLVDALAHEKNVDRDVVFGALEHALGQATKKRYEGDVDIRVTIDRETGEFESFRRWHVVPDEAGLQLPDQEILLFEAKEQIDDVEVDDHIEEPIESVEFGRRFAQDTKQVVLQRIRDAEREQILADFLERGDSLVTGTIKRMERGDAIVESGKIEARLPRDQTIPKENLRIGDRVRAFILRIDRNARGPQVILSRTAPEFIMKLFELEVPEIEQGSLEIKSAARDPGVRAKIAVFTADKRIDPIGTCVGMRGSRVQAVTGELGGERVDIVLWSEDPAQFVIGALAPANVSSIMVDEEKHAMDVVVDEENLAIAIGRGGQNVRLAAELTGWQINIMTAEESADKSAVETAAIRTLFMEKLDVDQEVADILVEEGFASLEEIAYVPITEMLEIDSFDEDTVNELRNRARDALVTEAIASEEGLEGMEDALVNFEGMDRVTAGKLGLAGVKTLAAFAALAYDEFGAILALSADRARHLIEEEFKDVTDDEMKLIDAKYDDHAKALQAKAWNTAEAK; translated from the coding sequence ATGAGTCGCGAAATTTTATTGTTGGTCGATGCGCTCGCGCATGAAAAAAACGTCGATCGGGATGTTGTGTTCGGTGCGCTCGAACACGCGCTTGGACAGGCAACCAAAAAACGCTACGAGGGCGACGTCGATATCCGCGTCACGATCGATCGTGAAACCGGAGAGTTCGAATCCTTCCGCCGCTGGCACGTTGTGCCGGATGAAGCGGGTCTGCAATTGCCGGACCAGGAAATCCTGCTGTTCGAAGCCAAGGAACAGATTGACGACGTTGAAGTCGACGACCACATCGAAGAGCCGATCGAATCGGTGGAATTCGGCCGTCGCTTTGCGCAAGACACCAAGCAGGTCGTGCTGCAACGGATCCGTGACGCTGAACGCGAACAGATCCTGGCCGACTTCCTGGAACGCGGCGATTCGCTGGTCACCGGCACCATCAAGCGCATGGAACGCGGCGACGCGATTGTCGAATCGGGCAAGATCGAAGCACGCTTGCCGCGCGACCAGACGATTCCTAAGGAAAACCTGCGTATCGGCGACCGTGTCCGTGCCTTCATCCTGCGTATCGACCGCAATGCACGCGGCCCGCAAGTGATTTTGTCGCGCACCGCGCCGGAATTCATCATGAAGCTGTTCGAACTGGAAGTACCGGAAATCGAACAAGGCTCGCTGGAAATCAAGTCGGCGGCACGCGACCCTGGCGTACGCGCCAAGATTGCCGTGTTCACCGCGGACAAGCGCATCGATCCTATCGGCACTTGCGTCGGCATGCGCGGTTCGCGCGTGCAGGCCGTGACTGGCGAACTGGGCGGCGAACGGGTCGACATCGTGCTGTGGTCGGAAGATCCGGCGCAATTCGTCATCGGCGCACTGGCTCCGGCCAATGTTTCTTCCATCATGGTTGATGAAGAGAAGCATGCCATGGACGTCGTCGTCGACGAAGAAAACCTGGCCATCGCGATTGGTCGCGGCGGTCAGAACGTGCGCCTGGCGGCAGAACTGACCGGTTGGCAGATCAATATCATGACGGCGGAAGAGTCTGCGGATAAATCAGCGGTGGAAACTGCTGCGATCCGCACCCTGTTCATGGAAAAGCTGGACGTCGACCAGGAAGTCGCTGACATCCTGGTGGAAGAAGGTTTCGCCAGCCTGGAAGAAATCGCCTACGTGCCGATTACCGAAATGCTGGAAATCGATTCGTTTGACGAAGACACCGTCAACGAACTGCGTAACCGTGCCCGCGATGCGCTGGTGACAGAAGCGATTGCTTCGGAAGAAGGACTGGAAGGCATGGAAGATGCGCTGGTCAATTTCGAAGGCATGGACCGGGTTACCGCCGGCAAGCTGGGTTTGGCGGGAGTCAAGACATTGGCTGCGTTCGCCGCCCTGGCTTATGACGAATTTGGCGCGATCCTGGCTTTATCAGCCGACCGTGCGCGTCATTTGATTGAAGAAGAGTTTAAAGATGTGACCGACGATGAGATGAAACTCATCGATGCCAAGTACGATGATCATGCCAAGGCCCTGCAAGCCAAGGCATGGAATACAGCGGAAGCCAAGTGA
- a CDS encoding pseudouridine synthase, translated as MNPPSSNDAPVVDVTAATEPKPAKKPRARKVAVDAGAVAEAPVAAEPAKRAPRAPRKKVAAAADENSAASEVAPVAVNAAEAAAPAKPKAAPRKKAAAPVEPVASVEVVASVVAQAVPVVMETVPFVSTTEQDGAPRERPAKRGVRGPRALRSNRAAQRAQESSAAAEAAAEGGNPAAADGQPAVAQNGEAGEQRQPRGERNNGRGGERGADRNSRERPQKGKKPQAQGGKPGQQGQRGGKPGGRGADADEVFSFVTSESFDTLVTTEDANDRRQAAQKAVRRDLTAEDDAPKLHKVLAEVGLGSRRDMEELIIAGRVSVNSEPAHIGQRILPTDQIRINGKLLQRKVSKRPPRVLVYHKPAGEIVSHNDPDGRPSVFDRLPNMKAAKWLAVGRLDFNTEGLLLFTTSGDLCNRLMHPRYGIDREYAVRTLGELEQGMRQKLLAGVELEDGLAQFTKIADGGGEGINKWYRVVIGEGRNREVRRMFEAIGLTVSRLIRTRYGAMTLPRGLKRGRWEELEENAVRDMMAAYGLDKPAAGQNAGGGKGRPDFNKDRGEPNGNRADSAPQGPGVGVYRDQGGFGGQRGNQGRGPGGGQGRPQGGGQGRPQGGGQGRPQGGGGQPRSRQPDPLQTALGFPDAGQHRRNGGGSGFARPARPNKTAGGPTGGGHFGAQGVPRRRPRG; from the coding sequence ATGAACCCACCTAGTTCCAATGATGCACCGGTCGTCGACGTGACAGCCGCCACTGAACCGAAGCCAGCTAAAAAGCCGAGAGCGCGCAAAGTCGCGGTTGACGCTGGGGCCGTTGCAGAGGCTCCCGTTGCGGCCGAGCCGGCCAAGCGTGCACCGCGTGCGCCGCGCAAGAAAGTCGCCGCGGCCGCCGATGAAAACAGTGCAGCATCGGAAGTCGCTCCTGTCGCCGTCAATGCAGCGGAAGCAGCGGCCCCGGCCAAGCCGAAAGCCGCACCGCGCAAGAAGGCCGCAGCACCTGTCGAGCCGGTTGCCAGTGTAGAGGTGGTTGCATCCGTGGTTGCCCAGGCGGTACCGGTGGTGATGGAAACTGTACCGTTCGTCAGTACGACGGAGCAGGACGGCGCACCGCGTGAACGGCCGGCCAAGCGTGGCGTGCGCGGTCCGCGTGCCTTGCGCAGCAACCGTGCCGCCCAGCGTGCACAAGAATCTTCAGCTGCTGCTGAAGCCGCAGCCGAAGGTGGCAATCCGGCCGCTGCTGACGGCCAGCCGGCTGTAGCGCAGAATGGCGAAGCAGGCGAACAGCGTCAGCCGCGTGGCGAACGCAACAATGGCCGCGGTGGTGAGCGCGGCGCCGACCGTAATTCACGCGAGCGTCCGCAAAAAGGCAAAAAGCCGCAAGCCCAGGGTGGCAAGCCGGGCCAGCAAGGTCAGCGCGGCGGCAAGCCGGGTGGCCGTGGCGCCGACGCCGACGAGGTGTTTTCCTTTGTTACCTCGGAATCGTTCGATACGCTGGTGACGACAGAGGATGCCAATGACCGCCGCCAGGCCGCACAAAAGGCCGTCCGCCGCGACCTCACCGCGGAAGACGATGCGCCTAAGCTGCACAAGGTATTGGCGGAAGTCGGCCTGGGTTCGCGGCGCGACATGGAAGAATTGATTATCGCCGGCCGGGTGTCGGTCAACAGCGAGCCGGCCCATATCGGCCAGCGCATCCTGCCGACCGACCAGATCCGCATCAACGGCAAGTTGCTGCAGCGCAAGGTTAGCAAGCGTCCGCCGCGGGTGCTGGTGTACCACAAGCCGGCTGGCGAGATTGTCAGCCACAACGACCCGGATGGCCGTCCATCGGTATTCGATCGTTTGCCTAACATGAAGGCAGCCAAATGGCTGGCCGTAGGACGCCTGGACTTCAACACCGAAGGCCTGCTGCTGTTTACCACCTCCGGCGACCTGTGCAACCGCTTGATGCATCCACGTTACGGCATCGACCGCGAATACGCAGTGCGTACCCTGGGCGAGCTGGAACAAGGCATGCGCCAGAAGCTGCTGGCTGGCGTCGAGCTGGAAGACGGCCTGGCGCAATTCACCAAGATTGCAGACGGCGGCGGCGAAGGCATCAACAAATGGTATCGCGTGGTGATCGGCGAAGGCCGTAACCGCGAAGTGCGCCGCATGTTCGAGGCCATCGGCCTGACCGTGTCGCGCCTGATCCGTACCCGTTACGGCGCCATGACGCTGCCGCGCGGCCTCAAGCGCGGCCGCTGGGAAGAGCTGGAAGAGAACGCAGTGCGCGACATGATGGCAGCTTATGGGCTGGACAAGCCGGCAGCCGGCCAGAATGCAGGCGGCGGCAAGGGGCGTCCCGATTTCAACAAGGATCGCGGCGAACCTAACGGCAATCGCGCCGACAGCGCGCCGCAAGGCCCGGGTGTGGGTGTTTACCGTGACCAGGGCGGCTTTGGCGGTCAGCGTGGCAATCAAGGGCGTGGCCCTGGCGGCGGCCAAGGCCGTCCGCAAGGTGGCGGTCAAGGCCGCCCACAGGGTGGTGGCCAGGGTCGTCCGCAAGGTGGTGGCGGTCAGCCGCGCAGCCGTCAGCCGGATCCTCTGCAGACTGCCCTGGGCTTCCCGGATGCCGGGCAGCACCGGCGCAATGGCGGCGGCAGCGGTTTTGCCCGTCCGGCGCGTCCTAACAAGACGGCTGGCGGACCGACCGGCGGCGGACATTTTGGCGCGCAAGGCGTACCGCGCCGTCGTCCACGCGGCTGA
- the rimP gene encoding ribosome maturation factor RimP: MQLLELIETTVVGMGYELVEFEKAARGLLRVYIDFTPENAAQGQITVEDCEKVTHQLLHVLTVENVVYERLEVSSPGLDRPLKKLADYVRFAGKEAIVKLRVAMPGAAHRKSFQGVLGEPDGENLKIEFETKDGSAVLDFTLADVDKAHLVPQVDFRSRKA, from the coding sequence TTGCAGTTGCTGGAGCTGATTGAAACAACCGTGGTTGGCATGGGCTATGAGCTGGTCGAATTCGAAAAGGCCGCGCGTGGCTTGTTGCGCGTATACATCGATTTCACGCCGGAAAATGCCGCGCAGGGCCAGATCACGGTAGAAGATTGCGAAAAAGTGACGCATCAACTGTTGCACGTGCTGACGGTGGAAAATGTCGTGTACGAGCGGCTGGAAGTATCGTCGCCAGGCCTCGACCGGCCGTTGAAGAAACTGGCTGACTATGTGCGTTTCGCCGGCAAGGAAGCCATCGTGAAATTGCGCGTGGCGATGCCGGGCGCAGCACATCGCAAGTCGTTTCAAGGCGTCCTCGGCGAACCCGACGGCGAGAACTTGAAAATCGAATTTGAAACAAAAGATGGGTCGGCGGTGTTGGATTTTACGCTCGCTGACGTAGATAAGGCACACCTGGTGCCGCAAGTGGATTTTAGGAGTCGCAAAGCATGA